The Anaerotignum faecicola region TCTATTCTGAATCAGTTTACTTCAACATCATCTTTCTTACATAATGGTCAACTGATTACAATTCAGACAGAGACATACGAATTACAGGGACATGACTTTATATCAAAGCTCTTTTGCGGAGTGGCGAATTGGTTTGGTCACATTATGTCTGATGCTGCCGGCAGTTCTGGTGCATCTGGCAGAGGAAGCGGTGTTGTAATTCCGTTCTATGAGTTGTTTCAGTTGTGTAATTTTGGAAGTTTTCAAGTCGGTCAAGACAGAAATACGTTGGCAACGGTAGCCACTAAAGTATTCCAAGAGGGATATGATGCAAGATTTGGACTTACAATGGCAATTCCGGTTGTCCTTTGCGATTTGTCAATCAAGCTGATTTGGGCAATTAAGCATTGCTTCTATCACAAGCGTCCGTTACACGAGTGCATCCCAACCAAACGACATGATGATCTCAGAATCATGCTCATCATCGGAGATGGTACATTGTGTTTGATGGATGGTGCAGATGCGGCAATTCGTTCCGGGGAAAACTGGGTAAACTTCTTTCTGCGATTAAACATTGTTGCGTGGTATCGTCTGGTATCTCTGGTATTTAGAGAAGTATGTATTCGTTTGGGAATCAGCCTCTCGTTGCAGAAACAGTTGGATGCTTATATCAGAATCAACGAAGCTATAGCATTGTATTTGACACAGCTTGAAAAAATTGATTTCGAGCTTTTCAAGAAAGAAACAGAACAATATAACCATATGCTCGCCATGATGGAAGAAGCCAACAGTGAAGATGAATTGAACGTTCTGCTGAAAAGCGAATATAAGGCACTTGGCATCGACCTTCCGTACAGTGGAGATTTTGATGCTTTTATGAATGATGCTTCATCCGTATTGGAGTTCAAGTGATATTTAAGTGCGATAAATGTGGTCAATGTTGTATGGTAATTAGGAATGCTGTGAAATATTAAAAAGAGAGATGGGGGAATAGATTATGCCTTTGCCAATTTGGTTAATACCCATAGCATTAAAAGGTGCAGCTGTTGTTGCTGGTACAACTGGAGTAGGTGTAGCAGCACATGGTGCTAAGAAAATGAAAGATGCAAACGACACTGCGAAAGCTGCCCAAAGTCGCCACGAAAGAAACATGGCAAGATTCGAGAAAGAGAATGAAACAACAACAAAGAATATGGACAAGCTCGGAAAGTTAGAACTTGAAATTCTGCATAGTTTTAGTGAATTCTCGGATTTGTTTGAGCAAATCAAAAACAGACCTACTTTTGAGACATATTCCAAAAACGGTGTCTCACTTCCAAAGTATGATGGGGAGAAAATCAAGGAAGTATCTGTTGGTGCAGGCGTTCTCCTTGGAGGACTTGGCGGTGCAGGCTTAGGTGCTGCTGGTGGTTTTGCTGCAGCTGGTGCAACTACAGCTGCTGTTATGGCTTTGGGTACAGCTTCTACTGGAACTGCTATTGCATCGTTGAGTGGTGTCGCTGCGACCAATGCCACTTTGGCATTGCTGGGTGGTGGTACACTTGCAACAGGTGGCGGTGGAATGGCGGCTGGTGCTGCCGCTTTGGGTGCTGCGACTCTTGGCGTTGGTTTGTTGGTTGGCGGTATTATCTTTAGTTTCACAGGTGGTAAACTGTCAGATAAGGCTGATGAAGCCTGGGCGCAGATGAAAAAGGCTGAAGGAAAAATCAACAACATTTGCAATTACCTTGTTGATTTGTATTCGACTTCCAACAAGTATTACGAAACTCTTTTTAAGGTAAATGGTATCTATGAGAGACGCCTTAACTGTTTGAAGAGTATCGTTACCGTGCTTGGACATACCGATTGGAATACATTTACCCCAGAAGAGAAGAAAATTACAGAAAACACGGTTCTTCTTGTTGGACTGCTTTACAATATGTGTAAAGTTGAACTCGTTCTTAAGAGCGAAAAAGAGAATGATATCAACGCCATTAACAAGGCAACCGTGGAGATTTCCATCAATAATGCAAATGCTATATTGCAAAACGGTGGATATGAGACTGTGAGAAAAAGTCTGTAAATAAGATTCTTTTATGATACTCCCTAGATAGTCCAAGAAAATGCCCGCACCTCCACCTCTATTAGAGCTAAGTAAACTGCATACTACTTTTTCTATCCCTAAGAGGAAGATAAAATTTTATTATTTTGAATTATTTCCGGTGATTGCACTGCGAATCAGAGCAACAAATTCGTCGGCCAATGCGGAGAGTTCCGTTCTCTGCTTCTTTACTAGACCAAATTCATAGTGAAATGGACATGCAACAACGGGAAGACTTTTAATAATTGGATCATAGGGTTCTTTAACATAAGCATACTGATTCATAGTAGCAATGTAATAACCATTTGTTTCATGAAGCATACCAATCAGTAAATCTCGATCACTAAGTTGAATTGTCGTCGAAGGACAGAAGGTTTTAGATATTTCTGCTTCGATAGCTTTGATGAGTTCATTATTTTCTTTGATTGTAATTTGGCTGAAGTTATGCAACTCATTTATTGTTACGGATGTTTTGTTTGACTGATATAAAGGACAGGCAGGACCAAATAAAATATGTGTTGGTTCGATAGATAAAGTATGATACTCTAGACCATAAGAATAAATTAAATCTAGCCACTGCGATTTCATGAGAGATGGCATTGCGATAATGCCGATTTCAGATATATTATGAGCTACGTCAAAGAGAATTCTGTCTCTGGGGGTGTTTATATAGTGAAAGTTAATATTCTGGTCAGAATACTTATTAAACATCTGATAGAGAAGTCTATTGGCAAAAAGCAAATAGTAGATAGAAATTTTAAAGGCAGAATTAGATCCGTTTCTGTATTGTAGATTTGAGGCAGACTGAATGTGTTGATAGGCTTCTAAAATAGTTTTCCCATATTTAACAAATATTTTTCCGAACTCTGTTTGTTCGATTCCTTTTTGTGTGCGTATGAATAGTTTTTGACGGAGTTCTGTTTCTACACATTTGATAGAACTGCTTAATGTGCTTTGTGCAATATAAAGATTTTGAGAAGCTCTATTGATGGAACCTACTTGAGCAACTTCTATAATTTGTTGTATTTGTTCTATTTTCATAAAAACTCCTCCAATCTATTACAATATATTTTACCTTAATTTTACAGGATAAAAAGTATATTTAGTTATCGCAATTTTCGTTAATATATAACGAATTATTCGGTAAAAAGAAATACGGATATAAAGAAATATCCTGTAATATAAGCATTTTCATTATATGCTATAATTTAAATCCTGTAAATAAGATATATTAAAATATGCTTTTGATATCGTAGTTTTCGTTAATGTAAGACGAAAAAGCAGATAAACGATAAGCTTGCGGGAATGATATAATCATTATAAACAACGGTTGTTATAAAAATACGTATTTTTAAATTGAAACGAAATTAAAGCATTTGGAGAAAGGAGAGTATGATACACGGGTATTATACGAAAAGAGCTTATGACATCTTTCATTCAATCTGATCAAGTATGGTTAATTTGGGCGGTCGTTATATCTTTGGGTGCTTTTGCTATTCTGGCAGAGCAAAAATTCAAATGGGGTGGCAAAATAGGAAGTGCTATTATCGCAATTTTTAGTGCTCTGATTTTGGTAAATGTGCGTTTGATTCCTGTTTCTTCTGAAGTTTATACAGTTATTAACAGCTATATTTTGCCTTTATCCATTCCGTTGTTGCTTTTTCAATGTGATTTGAGAAGAATTATAAGAGATTCTGGTAAGTTAGCAGTGATTTTCTTTGTGGCGGCAGTAGGGACATTGATTGGTGTTGCTGTTTGTGGGCTGATGTTCAAAGATGTGGAAGGTGTTGGTGGTATTGCTGCTATGACAACAGGTGCACATATTGGTGGCACGGTAAATCTGGTGGCGATGGGGCAAACTTTTAATATGGAAGCAAACTATGTGAATGCTTGTGCAATTGCAGCGAACCTTTTCCTTGCATTCTATATGCTGATGCTGAGCAGTGCTGCAAATTTGAAGTTTGTTAGAAAGATGTATCCGCATCCTTATATTGATGAAATGGAGAGGGCAGCAGATGGTGGTAAATCTATGGCAGAAAGCTACTGGAAGCCTAAGAATATCTCCCTATTGAGTATTGCTCTTAGTTTAGCAACAACTTTTGTGATTACCGGTGTCAGTCAGACTATTTGTACTTTTGTAAATGCTACAGAAGCCCCTTTTATTGTCAAACAGCTTTTGGGTAGCATTTATCTAGTAATGACACTAATCACTGTGACATTGGTTACATTGTTCCCTAAATATTTTGAGAAATTACAGGGGGCAGAAGAACTGGGTAACTTTGCAATCATCCTGTTTTTTGTTGGCTTGGGATGTGCAGCAAACTTGGCAGAATTGGCACAGATTGGCGTAGTTGTGATTGCGTTTATCATTTGTATTATGATTTTTAATTTCTTGGTAACAATGGCGATTGGGAAAATTTTCAAATGGTCTTATGAGGAAATTTCCTTAGCTTGTAATGCGACATTTGGTGGACCGACAACTGCGGCGGCATTTGCAATCAATAAAGGTTGGCATGAACTAGTAGTTCCTTCTATTTTAGTAGGGCTTTTGGGGTATATCATCGGAAACTATTTTGGTGTCCTAATCGGTAATCTGTTGATGTGATGGTTATCTAAATAAAGGAGGACACGGCTTATGAAATATGATCTTTTTATTAAAAATACAAAAATAATTGATGGTTCTGGTACACCGGCATTTGCAGGGGGAGTTGCAGCAAAGGAAGGAAAGCTATTTGTGTTTCCCCCAAATACTGTTGTGGATGCAGAAAATGTGATTGATGCCAAAGGACGGTATACTTGCCCTGGATTTATAGACCCTCACTCCCATGGAGATATTCCATTGGGAGAGGAGTATGCATCTCTCTCTAAAATATCTCAAGGGATCACAACACATCAGGGTGGAATGTGCGGGTTTTCAATGTTCCCTGTAAACCCGGAATATTTAAATTTATTACAGGAAAGTTTAGGACTTTTGAGTAATACATTTCCAGAGGAAATGAGTACATTTACAAGTTGTGAGGCTTATCTGAATTATACAGATACGGTAAGACGTCCGGAAAATACACAATTTCTGATTGGTCATGTGACTCTTCGTGTAGCTGTTATGGGTTATGCAGATAGAGAACCTACAAAAGAAGAACTGGAACAAATGAAAGCATTGCTTCGTGAAGCGATGGAACATGGGGCTGCAGGGATGTCTTCTGGATTGGTTTATGTACCTAGTGCATATGCAAATGAAGACGAACTGGTAGAACTTTGCAAGATTATTGCCGAATATGGTGGGCTGTATACGACACATATGAGAAATGAGGCTGGAGATTCTTTTCGTTCCATTCAAGAGGCAATTTCTATTGCAAGAAAGACGGGCGTTCGATTGATTATTTCTCATCATAAAATTCAAGGGAAAGCAAATTGGGGAATGTCTAAGGAAACGCTAAAAATGATTCATGATGCGATTGATGAAGGAATTGAAGT contains the following coding sequences:
- a CDS encoding DUF819 family protein encodes the protein MTSFIQSDQVWLIWAVVISLGAFAILAEQKFKWGGKIGSAIIAIFSALILVNVRLIPVSSEVYTVINSYILPLSIPLLLFQCDLRRIIRDSGKLAVIFFVAAVGTLIGVAVCGLMFKDVEGVGGIAAMTTGAHIGGTVNLVAMGQTFNMEANYVNACAIAANLFLAFYMLMLSSAANLKFVRKMYPHPYIDEMERAADGGKSMAESYWKPKNISLLSIALSLATTFVITGVSQTICTFVNATEAPFIVKQLLGSIYLVMTLITVTLVTLFPKYFEKLQGAEELGNFAIILFFVGLGCAANLAELAQIGVVVIAFIICIMIFNFLVTMAIGKIFKWSYEEISLACNATFGGPTTAAAFAINKGWHELVVPSILVGLLGYIIGNYFGVLIGNLLM
- a CDS encoding LysR family transcriptional regulator, whose protein sequence is MKIEQIQQIIEVAQVGSINRASQNLYIAQSTLSSSIKCVETELRQKLFIRTQKGIEQTEFGKIFVKYGKTILEAYQHIQSASNLQYRNGSNSAFKISIYYLLFANRLLYQMFNKYSDQNINFHYINTPRDRILFDVAHNISEIGIIAMPSLMKSQWLDLIYSYGLEYHTLSIEPTHILFGPACPLYQSNKTSVTINELHNFSQITIKENNELIKAIEAEISKTFCPSTTIQLSDRDLLIGMLHETNGYYIATMNQYAYVKEPYDPIIKSLPVVACPFHYEFGLVKKQRTELSALADEFVALIRSAITGNNSK
- a CDS encoding N-acyl-D-amino-acid deacylase family protein; amino-acid sequence: MKYDLFIKNTKIIDGSGTPAFAGGVAAKEGKLFVFPPNTVVDAENVIDAKGRYTCPGFIDPHSHGDIPLGEEYASLSKISQGITTHQGGMCGFSMFPVNPEYLNLLQESLGLLSNTFPEEMSTFTSCEAYLNYTDTVRRPENTQFLIGHVTLRVAVMGYADREPTKEELEQMKALLREAMEHGAAGMSSGLVYVPSAYANEDELVELCKIIAEYGGLYTTHMRNEAGDSFRSIQEAISIARKTGVRLIISHHKIQGKANWGMSKETLKMIHDAIDEGIEVSCDQYPYTASMTHLSVCTPPKYFTHGLSGMLEYLKDPVMKEKIKNEMNDPNTPYDNFYLHSGGWEGVFISCSPCYPEAEGKRVAELAKEKGQDPFETFCDIMIANNGVVTAIYFSMSEEDVFRIIQDDLVVVGTDGIIKSMDDKAHPRAFGTFPRAIKYFVKENHLMTLEAMIRKMTSLTAEKINLKTKGLVRDGYDADLVIFDYETINDTADYIHSNALADGIDYVIVAGEVVYHDKKMTGAKPGKTVRYQR